One Gloeocapsa sp. DLM2.Bin57 genomic window, CTTCTTTTTGCTTGGTGTTTGCTCAACAGCACTATCGAACCAATACCCTAGTAAAAATAAGATGATACCTAATAATGGTACAATCCCCCTATCTACCACACTAGCCACAAATTGTAACTGCCAAGCCGATTCAAATAGCCTGATGGGAATAGCAAGAGTGATAAAATCAATAAAAGCAGAAACGATAAAAATTATCCCCGTAACCTTTAAAATTAAAGACATATATCTGGTGTTAACTATGCTGTTCATTGCTATCCTTTAAACTATATTTGGGTAAATCTATTTTAGGTTATCTTGAAAATATCACAATTGGTAAATTATGGAAAAACACTTAGAGATTTTAGCAGATAAGTCATCCCTAATTGGGCGAGCTTTAGCACTAGTAAAGGCTAAAATTATAGCAACACTAGAGGTTAAGGAAAAATGCCGTATCGCTTTAGCAGGAGGAAATACCCCTAAACCCCTCTACGAAGCGATCTCTGCTACCTCATTACCTTGGGATAAAATTGAGGTTTTTTGGGGTGATGAACGTTATGTTAGCCCAGATGATCCTCAAAGTAACCAAAAAATGGCTCGGTACGTCTGGTTAAATAAGGTAAATTTTCCTGAAGCTAATATTTATCCTATGCCAACTGATTCAGGAAATCCTAGTTTAGATGCTCAAAAATATGAGACAGCATTACTAGAAGCTTTTGGTTTGGCAGTAGGAGAAATACCAGTTTTTGATCTTATTTTCTTAGGAATAGGAGATGACGCACATACAGCCTCTCTATTTCCGAAAACTCCAGCATTGACAGTAAGCGATCGCTTGATTACAGTAGGAAATAAGGATGGTCAACCTCGTTTGACTTTTACTTACCCTTTAATTAATGCTGCAGATTGTGTAATATTTTTAGTTACAGGTGCGAATAAACAACCTGCTTTGTCACAAATTTTTGCACCAGAAGCCGATGGAATGTTATACCCTGCACGTTTAATCAAACCTCAAGGGGAATTATGGTGGTTACTAGATGGTGCGACCCGTTTCTAGAGAGGTTTAAACTCTAGACCTCAATACCAGCAATGGTTTGAGAGAACTAACCGATTGATGAAGGTTAAATTCCTTCTCTCGTAGTGCCGAGTAAAAGCATTCAGGATAGGCGTAAGAATGGTTATCAACCGTCTAAAGCTCCTGGAAAAGCAGATAAGCTGATAGTTCCGTTGGTGACTCTGCAA contains:
- the pgl gene encoding 6-phosphogluconolactonase, which produces MEKHLEILADKSSLIGRALALVKAKIIATLEVKEKCRIALAGGNTPKPLYEAISATSLPWDKIEVFWGDERYVSPDDPQSNQKMARYVWLNKVNFPEANIYPMPTDSGNPSLDAQKYETALLEAFGLAVGEIPVFDLIFLGIGDDAHTASLFPKTPALTVSDRLITVGNKDGQPRLTFTYPLINAADCVIFLVTGANKQPALSQIFAPEADGMLYPARLIKPQGELWWLLDGATRF